From a region of the Saccharomyces paradoxus chromosome IV, complete sequence genome:
- the TOM1 gene encoding E3 ubiquitin-protein ligase TOM1 (E3 ubiquitin ligase of the hect-domain class~similar to YDR457W), giving the protein MVLFTRCEKARKEKLAASYKPLVDYLVDCDTPTFLERIETIKEWDRSRDDLYVWIPILDRMDGLLLKVAEKYNYKQDPKKKSEVKLVEMEAHDVIYCLKMLGFTRRLLLNTENRFVYSSGDVLMYLLNCPNFTIKLAVMRILAILGERFVIAREKIVAHNVFGDHNLRKKTLKLALSLSSSVMDEDGEHFSLVDLYFDKKKVPQKWRRLRFTHYTSNDFKKSNQQKNNTNETQTSIKKVTMTTQELCEHSLQQIFDRGMALLPSESWFDFSVKASVAKAFSDDSNENIDLRNIIIETKLNAIAFVNTIFSPPQVSSKLFELDPYAFNSLTDLISLSETKIPKELRTDALFTLECISLKHVWCSDIIRNLGGNISHGLLFQILRYIAKTLREATNEVDEEYNVRFFYLISNLADVKPLHESLFAAGLIPTLLEIVSIRNCSYKRTLASATHLLETFIDNSETATEFIENDGFTMLITSVANEIGFTLEHPETWQPPKYSVVYYSISFRELAYIRSLLKLVLKLLSTDSGDRIRNLIDSPILVSLKKILENKSVFGLTLITYTLDVVQKVINSEPTIYPVLVEAGLIPYIIDNFPKLLGPSAELLSLLPDVVSAICLNAEGLNQVKEKGLINNLFDFLLDADHARILTGGDRSTEYGTDIDELARHYPDLKANIVEALCDVIRKMPSAYRDEREFLFTSPKDQKYFFHRKSEEILTDKEEHEPAYWELLDKGTMLDTFTSVLFGMSLGNGSFSQVPQHLEARDFLAIIFMENPPYEYFTSVAISNVTEVLQYLDEKYEDYAFMDVMKMLNDQLENLNEFLNSPNDTSFFLEKDGENSVRSCHSKLCRLAAILNIVTNVYIDLTTLSCKRIMQIYAYFDKKGFSLIKNLKSLFQKCALEEMYIRQHMPDSAITETMPLPIVDVSGDGPPLQIYIDDPKKGDQKGKNTSVKMRNTLQVRTILYTLQSNTAILFRCFLRLSHSRNMDLEHKDLTTEIHIFENVVENIIEMLKVTEIEGHLPYFLVLLNFNTFVFTIPKASPNSTEILQTIPAYIFYQKGGYLLYLQIIRDLFTRMTKIRDLSSLDNINYIDESNGILTLSCLINALTFYNKSMQTETMENVQSIGKFYVSIDDDYNIMKALTVPIKVMALAMILDLDKSDGLFKTQSRNVPYSVFKQLLSMLKNIFTNVNIYTKELYELHWDLIFPSVKKMNLFEQVGIPGDVAANYLTETGDDLPADNSIGLFSPEQWEKYEKLVGEDKSIYYPQPMQAQYYKGCSSKELDELRDTFFNDGLPSRIFTVLPFYPKLVNAFAKTLLQIFTKYDEPTEVFAGKILDRILETNLDDPATLSSLIHLFGIFLNEKYIYQKASHLMQRFIEYLEKSLKPEHVNTPWFSKALYVYEIILAKSELPHLEELSKDVLLRYPLLSMAKAFRIPEPMKQKLFDILIRVSDISNFYSALATSRILIFYSRDELYANNIARSGILSRLLKVIGSFQKLDKINFLESSFLLLTRRCFETTENVDALIRAEVDKSFTARPLGGGDDAVRELTTILEEKAHVVMRSPSQFIDILCETARFQEFDDQGALVDYSLKRFLGEKDKNTGANSEKSDIYERTGIMHLLLSQLMAASEKDWLSEPANSSDLPENKKTQLDPSRNPVCAYMIFLLKLLVELVSSYNQCKFELLTFSRRNTYAERPRPRTTAINFFLYRLLDKPVGTDHDKHEAKRREVIGMLARSVIIGFLATVQDDKTTKTDVKVADPHMNFIRKFAIEAIIKAIRNATSSSKLLESNHLKLDMWFRIITSMIYVQAPYLRQLLDSNKVEADQYQLCKLVIDLGLPSVITEAMASIDLNYPFSKKIFNVAVEALNTISSTRNNFSEHFKIEDHDEVEDEVDESDKEEIPDMFKNSALGMYDVEDIEEDDDDDTSLIGDDDAMAFVDSDNGFEVVFSDEDDDMGEEDEDGAHSGSEGNGLSSEMNQSTTDGTDVDYEVDDADGLIINIDQSSGDDEEMADYDINISHSSHTDNEDDASMDVIEVYDDELSSGYDVDLSDYDVDESDWDSGLSSLSISDEEGESSEDEPINSTRMGDSRRRWLIAEGVELTDDSQGESEEDDRGVFRGIEHIFSNENEPLFRVHDEMRHRNHHRSINRTHFHSAMSAPSLSLLNRGRRNQSNLINPLGPTGLEQVENDISDQVTVAGSGSRPRSHHLHFSEVLVSGSFFDEPVLDGIILKSTVSRWKDIFDMFYDSKTYANCIIPTVINRLYKISLALQKDLEKKREQEKLKNKNALFQKPRVESNNSPDAILAERDGTQPSTVTHDDHEPVYVTIQGSEVDIGGTDIDPEFMNALPDEIRADVFAQHVRERRAEARLNSDHNVHSREIDSDFLEAIPEDIREGILDTEAEEQRMFGRIGSSANVIRTDDDVINNDEEVEGGLDHENNNDRNIADPEKKKAARIYFAPLIDRAGIASLMKSVFISKPYIQREIYHELFYRLCSSKQNRNDLMNTFLFILSEGIIDQHSLEKVYNIISSRAMGHTKANTVRQLPSDCTPLTVANQTIEILQNLIDADSRLKYFLIAEHDNLIVNKANNKSRKEALPDKKLRWPLWHLFSLLDRKLITDESVLMDLLTRILQVCTKTLAVLSTSSNGKENLSKKFRLPDFDEDDLMKILSIIMLDSCTTRVFQQTLNIIYNLSKLKGCMSIFTKHLISLAISIMSKLKDALDGLSHEVSTITTGMEINSELLQKFTLPSSDQAKLLKILTTVDFLYTHKRKEEERSVKDLQSLYDEMNSGPVWSSLSECLSQFEKSQAINTSATILLPLIESLMVVCRRSDLSQNRNTAIKYEDAKLLDFSKTRVENLFFPFTDAHKKLLNQMIRSNPKLMSGPFALLVKNPKVLDFDNKRYFFNAKLKSDNQERPKLAITVRREQVFLDSYRALFFKTNDEIKNSKLEITFKGESGVDAGGVTREWYQVLSRQMFNPDYALFLPVPSDKTTFHPNRTSGINPEHLSFFKFIGMIIGKAIRDQCFLDCHFSREVYKNILGRPVSLKDMESLDPDYYKSLVWILENDITDIIEETFSVETDDYGEHKIIDLIEGGKDIIVTEANKQDYVKKVVEYKLQTSVKEQMDNFLVGFYALISKDLITIFDEQELELLISGLPDIDVDDWKNNTTYVNYTATCKEVSYFWRAVRSFDAEERAKLLQFVTGTSKVPLNGFKELSGVNGVCKFSIHRDFGSSERLPSSHTCFNQLNLPPYESYETLRGSLLLAINEGHEGFGLA; this is encoded by the coding sequence atgGTCCTTTTTACTCGGTGTGAAAAGGCAAGAAAGGAGAAACTCGCTGCTAGTTATAAGCCCTTAGTCGACTATTTGGTTGACTGTGATACTCCTACCTTTTTAGAAAGAATTGAGACAATCAAAGAGTGGGACCGGTCAAGAGATGACCTTTATGTTTGGATTCCCATTCTAGACAGAATGGACGGGCTCTTGTTAAAAGTGGCGGAGAAATATAACTACAAACAAGACcccaaaaagaaatccGAAGTCAAATTGGTGGAAATGGAAGCGCATGACGTTATTTATTGTCTGAAAATGCTAGGGTTTACTCGTCGATTACTACTAAACACAGAAAACAGATTTGTTTATTCCTCTGGAGATGTTTTAATGTATCTACTAAATTGCCCGAATTTCACAATAAAACTGGCGGTCATGCGGATCTTAGCCATTTTAGGCGAAAGATTTGTGATtgcaagagaaaaaatagttgCACATAACGTATTTGGAGATCACAATCTTAGGAAAAAAACCTTGAAATTAGCTTTATCCCTATCATCTTCTGTTATGGACGAAGACGGAGAACACTTTTCTCTTGTCGACCTgtattttgataaaaagaaagtgccTCAAAAATGGAGAAGATTAAGATTTACACATTATACTTCAAACGACTTTAAAAAGTCAAACCAGCAGAAAAATAACACTAATGAGACTCAGACTTCCATTAAGAAGGTAACTATGACAACCCAAGAGTTGTGTGAACACTCGCTGCAGCAAATATTCGATAGGGGTATGGCCCTTTTACCCTCAGAAAGTTGGTTTGATTTTTCGGTAAAAGCTTCAGTGGCGAAGGCCTTCAGTGATGattcaaatgaaaatatagaTTTGAGAAATATAATTATTGAAACAAAATTAAATGCTATTGCATTTGTTAACACAATTTTCTCACCCCCCCAAGTTAGCTCgaaattatttgaattaGATCCGTATGCTTTTAATAGTTTAACTGACTTAATATCGTTGTCTGAAACcaaaataccaaaagaaCTAAGAACAGATGCTTTATTCACATTGGAATGTATATCCTTGAAACACGTCTGGTGCTCAGACATTATTAGAAATCTCGGTGGTAACATATCGCATGGTCTGTTGTTTCAGATTCTTCGGTACATTGCCAAGACATTGAGAGAAGCCACAAATGAAGTTGATGAAGAGTATAATGTGAGGTTTTTCTACTTGATATCAAATTTAGCTGACGTTAAGCCTTTGCACGAATCTCTTTTTGCCGCCGGTTTGATACCTACATTATTGGAAATCGTCTCTATAAGAAATTGCTCCTATAAGCGTACACTGGCATCTGCTACTCATCTCTTAGAAACATTCATAGATAACAGTGAAACTGCCACAGAATTTATCGAAAATGATGGTTTTACTATGTTAATCACTTCGGTAGCCAATGAGATTGGTTTCACGCTTGAACATCCTGAGACGTGGCAACCGCCAAAATACTCTGTGGTTTATTActcaatttctttcagAGAATTGGCATATATTAGAAGTTTGTTAAAACTTGTCCTCAAATTATTGAGCACAGACTCAGGGGACAGAATTAGAAATCTAATAGATTCACCAATACTTGTTtcattaaagaaaatcctAGAGAATAAATCTGTATTCGGTTTAACATTAATAACGTACACTCTCGATGTAGTTCAAAAAGTAATAAATAGTGAGCCTACTATTTATCCTGTTCTCGTTGAAGCAGGGCTTATTCCATATATTATCGAtaattttccaaagttaCTTGGGCCTTCTGCCGAATTGTTGAGTTTACTTCCGGATGTCGTTTCCGCCATATGTCTGAATGCAGAAGGGCTAAATCAAGTCAAAGAAAAGGGCCTCATAAACAATCTGTTCGATTTCTTGCTTGATGCTGATCACGCGCGTATATTAACTGGTGGGGATCGTTCTACAGAATACGGTACTGACATTGATGAATTAGCGAGACATTATCCAGACTTAAAGGCAAACATCGTGGAGGCTTTGTGTGACGTCATCAGGAAAATGCCAAGCGCTTATAGGGATGAAagagaatttctttttacttcaccaaaagatcaaaaataCTTCTTTCATCGAAAAAGTGAGGAAATACTGACTGATAAAGAGGAACATGAACCTGCTTATTGGGAGCTATTGGATAAGGGTACTATGCTGGATACGTTTACCAGTGTTTTGTTTGGTATGTCTTTGGGAAATGGTTCTTTTTCACAGGTTCCACAACATCTGGAAGCAAGAGATTTTCTGGCAATAATATTTATGGAAAATCCACCCTATGAATACTTTACCTCCGTGGCAATCTCAAATGTTACTGAGGTCCTCCAGTATTTGGATGAGAAATATGAAGACTACGCATTTATGGATGTTATGAAAATGTTGAACGATCAATTAGAGAACTtgaatgaatttttgaatagtCCAAACGATACTAGTTTCTTTCTAGAAAAAGATGGGGAAAACTCTGTGCGTTCATGCCATTCAAAACTTTGTCGACTTGCCGCTATTTTGAACATTGTTACAAATGTATACATTGATCTCACTACGTTATCATGTAAGAGAATCATGCAAATATATGCTTATTTCGACAAAAAGGGATTCTCTttaatcaaaaatttaaagtcattatttcaaaaatgtgCACTAGAGGAAATGTACATACGCCAACATATGCCAGATTCTGCTATAACAGAAACAATGCCGTTACCTATAGTGGATGTTTCTGGAGACGGGCCACCCCTTCAAATTTATATCGACGATCCAAAAAAGGGTGACCAGAAGGGAAAGAATACGAGCGTCAAAATGAGGAATACTCTTCAAGTGCGAACAATATTGTATACCTTGCAATCAAATACTGCAATTCTATTCCGTTGCTTCTTAAGGTTAAGCCATTCTAGGAACATGGATCTCGAACATAAAGATTTAACGACAGAAATCCATATCTTTGAAAACGTTGTTGAAAACATTATTGAAATGTTGAAGGTCACTGAAATTGAAGGTCATCTACCGTACTTCCTCGTTTTACTTAACTTCAATACTTTTGTGTTTACTATTCCAAAGGCTTCCCCGAATTCTACTGAAATATTACAAACAATACCTGCATATATTTTCTATCAAAAGGGAGGTTATTTGCTTTATTTACAAATTATAAGGGATCTTTTTACGAGAATGACAAAAATAAGAGATTTATCTTCCCTCGATAACATAAATTACATAGATGAGTCCAACGGTATTCTAACATTAAGCTGTTTAATAAACGCCCTAACCTTTTACAACAAATCCATGCAAACCGAAACCATGGAAAATGTCCAAAGTATTGGTAAGTTTTACGTTTCAATAGATGACGATTATAATATCATGAAAGCCCTAACCGTTCCTATCAAGGTAATGGCTCTCGCAATGATTTTAGATTTGGATAAATCGGATGGCCTGTTTAAGACACAGTCTCGTAACGTGCCTTACTCCGTTTTCAAGCAACTTCTCAGTATGctgaaaaatatattcaCTAATGTAAACATTTATACCAAGGAATTATATGAATTGCATTGGGACCTGATCTTCCCATCAGTTAAAAAGATGAACTTATTCGAGCAAGTTGGCATTCCCGGTGATGTTGCGGCAAACTATCTAACAGAGACTGGCGATGATCTTCCTGCAGATAACAGTATTGGTCTGTTTTCACCTGAACAATgggaaaaatatgaaaaattagtCGGTGAAGATAAATCAATATACTATCCACAACCAATGCAAGCTCAGTACTACAAAGGATGTTCCTCAAAGGAATTAGATGAACTAAGAGATACGTTTTTTAACGACGGTCTACCGTCTAGGATCTTTACTGTACTCCCTTTCTATCCTAAGCTTGTAAATGCATTTGCGAAAACTTTACTACAgatttttacaaaatacGATGAACCTACTGAAGTATTTGCTGGTAAAATTTTAGATCGAATTTTAGAGACAAATCTGGATGATCCTGCTACGTTGTCTTCATTAATTCATTTATTtggtatatttttaaaCGAGAAATATATCTATCAAAAGGCTTCGCACTTGATGCAAAGATTCATTGAATATCTTGAGAAGTCTCTGAAGCCAGAACATGTCAATACACCCTGGTTTTCGAAAGCCCTTTACGTTTACGAAATCATACTGGCAAAGTCCGAGCTCCCTCACCTAGAAGAGCTTTCCAAGGATGTTCTTTTGAGATATCCTTTGCTTTCTATGGCCAAAGCTTTCCGCATACCCGAACCTATGAAGCAAAAATTATTTGACATACTAATCAGAGTTTCTGATATTTCTAATTTTTATTCCGCGCTTGCAACGTCGCGTATACTTATTTTCTATTCCAGAGACGAGTTGTATGCTAATAACATAGCTAGATCGGGGATATTATCTAGGTTGTTAAAAGTGATTGGAAGTTTCCAAAAACTAGACAAAATCAACTTTTTAGAGtcatcttttcttttattaaCCAGAAGATGTTTTGAAACGACTGAAAATGTTGATGCTTTGATACGCGCAGAGGTTGATAAAAGCTTTACAGCGAGACCGCTGGGTGGTGGGGATGATGCCGTGCGTGAGTTGACGACTATTCTAGAAGAAAAGGCGCATGTGGTTATGCGTAGTCCCTCCCAATTTATTGACATTCTTTGCGAAACAGCTCGATTCCAGGAATTTGATGATCAAGGAGCTTTGGTTGATtattcattgaaaagattcttgggtgaaaaagataaaaacaCTGGAGcaaattcagaaaaatcCGATATCTACGAGAGAACGGGGATCATGCATTTGTTATTGTCACAACTTATGGCTGCCTCTGAAAAAGACTGGCTGTCTGAACCGGCCAACTCCTCGGACCTGCCtgagaacaagaaaacccAACTGGATCCATCAAGAAACCCTGTCTGTGCTTAtatgatttttcttttaaagcTTTTGGTCGAGTTAGTTAGCAGTTACAATCAATGTAAATTTGAGCTTCTAACCTTCAGTAGAAGAAACACATATGCAGAACGCCCGAGACCAAGAACAACCGCTATTaactttttcctttatagATTATTGGACAAACCTGTTGGAACTGATCACGATAAACATGAAGCTAAAAGAAGAGAGGTTATTGGAATGCTAGCACGTTCTGTAATTATTGGTTTCTTAGCCACTGTTCAGGATGATAAAACGACCAAGACTGATGTCAAGGTTGCTGATCCTCATATGAACTTTATTAGAAAATTTGCCATTGAGGCGATAATCAAAGCCATTAGAAACGccacttcttcttctaagCTCTTAGAAAGCAATCATTTAAAGTTAGATATGTGGTTCAGAATTATTACATCGATGATTTATGTCCAGGCACCATATCTTCGCCAACTGCTCGATTCGAATAAAGTTGAGGCAGATCAATATCAATTGTGTAAACTAGTTATAGACCTTGGTCTTCCATCAGTTATCACAGAAGCTATGGCCAGCATAGATTTGAACTATcccttttccaaaaagattttcaatGTCGCTGTTGAAGCTTTAAATACAATCAGCTCAACaagaaacaatttttcagaacacttcaaaattgaagatcATGATGAAGTTGAAGATGAGGTCGATGAATCTGATAAGGAAGAGATCCCAGATATGTTCAAAAACTCGGCACTGGGAATGTATGATGTAGAGGAcattgaagaagacgacgatgacgatACATCATTAATTGGAGACGATGATGCTATGGCTTTTGTTGATAGTGATAACGGATTTGAAGTAGTATTTAGtgacgaagatgatgatatgggagaagaagatgaagatggtgCTCATTCAGGTTCAGAAGGAAATGGACTATCTTCAGAAATGAATCAAAGTACAACAGACGGTACGGATGTAGACTACGAGGTCGATGATGCTGATGGACTAATTATCAATATTGATCAATCCTCAggagatgatgaagaaatggcTGACTACGATATCAACATTAGCCATTCTTCTCACACTgacaatgaagatgatgctTCTATGGATGTCATAGAAGTTTACGATGATGAGCTAAGCTCTGGATATGATGTTGATTTAAGCGATTATGATGTAGATGAATCTGACTGGGACTCCGGTTTATCCAGCTTATCCATatctgatgaagaaggtgaAAGTAGCGAAGATGAGCCTATTAACTCTACCAGAATGGGAGATTCAAGAAGGAGATGGCTGATAGCTGAGGGCGTGGAACTCACTGATGACTCGCAAGGCGAgagtgaagaagatgatagAGGCGTTTTCCGTGGTATCGAACacatattttcaaatgaaAACGAGCCTTTGTTCAGAGTTCATGACGAAATGCGTCATAGAAATCATCACCGCTCAATTAATCGCACACATTTTCACTCTGCTATGAGCGCGCCTTCCTTAAGCTTATTAAATCGTGGgagaagaaatcaaagcaATCTAATAAATCCGCTGGGGCCAACAGGATTAGAACAAGTGGAAAACGATATTTCTGATCAGGTGACTGTTGCTGGTTCAGGCTCTCGCCCGAGATCACATCATCTGCATTTTTCTGAAGTTCTTGTGTCAGGTAGTTTTTTCGATGAGCCTGTTCTGGATGGCATAATTTTAAAGTCCACGGTATCCAGATGGAAGGATATATTCGATATGTTTTACGACTCTAAAACTTATGCCAACTGTATCATTCCTACTGTTATTAACAGACTATACAAGATCAGCTTAGCTTTACAAAAGGActtggaaaaaaaacgcgagcaagaaaaattgaagaataaGAATGCACTTTTCCAGAAGCCTAGAGTAGAAAGTAACAACAGTCCTGATGCTATATTGGCGGAGCGAGATGGCACACAGCCAAGCACTGTTACCCATGATGACCACGAGCCTGTATATGTTACTATTCAAGGATCCGAAGTTGATATAGGTGGTACGGATATCGATCCAGAATTTATGAACGCTTTGCCTGATGAAATAAGAGCCGATGTCTTTGCGCAACATGTAAGGGAAAGAAGAGCGGAAGCTAGGCTCAATTCTGATCACAACGTGCATTCCAGAGAAATTGATTCCGATTTTTTGGAAGCAATTCCTGAAGACATCAGAGAAGGAATATTAGATACTGAGGCCGAGGAACAGAGGATGTTTGGTAGAATTGGCTCCTCAGCCAATGTGATTAGAACAGACGATGATGTTATCAACAATGACGAAGAAGTTGAAGGCGGTTTGGATcatgaaaataataatgatcGTAATATTGCCGATcctgaaaagaaaaaagcgGCTAGAATATACTTTGCTCCATTAATTGATCGTGCTGGAATCGCCTCATTGATGAAATCGGTGTTTATTTCGAAACCCTATATTCAACGTGAAATATATCACGAGCTTTTCTACCGTTTATGTTCTAGCaaacaaaatagaaatGATTTGATGaatacatttttatttattttaagTGAAGGTATCATAGATCAGCACTCTTTGGAGAAGGTATATAACATTATTTCCAGCAGGGCAATGGGGCATACAAAAGCTAACACCGTTAGACAGTTACCTTCGGATTGTACGCCGCTTACAGTGGCTAATCAGACTATTGAAATCTTGCAAAATCTGATTGACGCAGATTCTAGGCTAAAATACTTCCTCATTGCAGAACATGATAATCTGATAGTGAACAAAGCTAATAATAAATCCAGGAAAGAAGCCCTTCCTGACAAAAAACTAAGATGGCCCCTATGGCATTTATTCTCACTTCTGGACAGAAAACTCATTACAGACGAGAGTGTATTGATGGATTTATTAACAAGAATATTACAGGTTTGTACTAAAACACTGGCTGTCCTTTCTACAAGTTCAAATGGCAAAGAGAATCTGAGCAAAAAGTTTCGTTTACctgattttgatgaagatgaccTCATGAAGATTTTATCCATTATTATGCTTGATAGTTGTACTACAAGGGTATTTCAACAAACCCTTAATATAATTTACAACCTCTCTAAATTAAAAGGCTGTATGTCCATTTTCACAAAACATTTAATATCTTTAGCTATCAGCATAATGAGCAAATTAAAGGATGCTCTGGATGGGCTATCGCATGAGGTAAGCACTATAACCACCGGAATGGAGATCAATTCAGAACTGTTACAGAAATTCACCCTTCCAAGTTCTGACCAAGCAAAGctattgaaaattttaactACAGTTGATTTTCTGTACACtcacaaaagaaaagaagaggagcGCAGTGTCAAAGACCTTCAGTCCCTATATGACGAGATGAACAGTGGACCAGTATGGTCCTCATTGAGTGAGTGTTTATCGCAGTTTGAGAAGAGTCAGGCCATCAACACTTCAGCGACGATCTTACTACCGCTGATCGAATCACTCATGGTTGTATGCAGACGCAGTGACTTGAGCCAAAATAGAAACACCGCAATCAAATATGAGGATGCTAAGTTATTAGATTTTTCCAAGACCCGTGTCGAAAACTTATTCTTCCCATTTACAGATGCACACAAGAAGCTGTTGAATCAAATGATTCGTTCAAACCCAAAATTGATGAGCGGTCCTTTCGCACTATTGGTTAAGAATCCAAAAGTTTTGGATTTTGACAACAAAAGGTATTTCTTCAACGCCAAATTGAAATCTGATAATCAAGAGCGTCCTAAATTAGCCATTACTGTTCGCCGTGAGCAGGTTTTCTTGGACTCTTATCGAGCCTTGTTTTTCAAGACTAACGATGAGATAAAGAACTCTAAATTAGAAATAACATTCAAAGGAGAAAGTGGTGTTGATGCCGGTGGGGTAACTAGAGAATGGTATCAAGTACTATCAAGACAGATGTTCAACCCAGATTACgctctttttcttcctgtGCCATCGGATAAAACTACTTTCCATCCCAACCGGACTTCGGGTATCAATCCTGAGCacctttctttcttcaagtttATTGGAATGATTATAGGGAAAGCAATCAGAGACCAGTGCTTTTTGGATTGCCATTTTAGTCGTGAAGTGTACAAGAATATTTTAGGTAGACCGGTGTCGTTGAAGGATATGGAATCTCTTGATCCGGATTATTATAAGTCATTGGTATGGATTCTTGAAAACGATATCACAGAT